The Vibrio tarriae genome includes a window with the following:
- a CDS encoding NADP(H)-dependent aldo-keto reductase: MQYTKLPHSSLEISKICLGTMTFGEQNSQADAFQQLDYALERGVNFIDTAEMYPVPPTAQTQGKTEEFIGNWLTKSGKREKIVLATKVAGPRNLPYIRDKMALDHRNIHQAVDDSLRRLQTDYIDLYQLHWPQRQTNTFGQLNYPYPDKQEEVTLIETLEALNDLVRLGKVRYIGVSNETPWGVMSYLRLAEKHELPRIVSIQNPYNLLNRSFEVGLAEISHLEGVKLLAYSPLAFGALSGKYLNGARPAGARCTLHQRFSRYFTEQGILATEAYIALAQQFGLDPAQMALAFVNQRPFVASNIIGATTMEQLKSNLDSLDISLNAELLQKIQEIGTTYSNPCP; encoded by the coding sequence ATGCAATATACCAAGCTGCCTCATTCCAGCCTCGAAATCAGCAAGATCTGTTTAGGTACCATGACTTTTGGTGAACAGAATTCGCAAGCTGATGCCTTTCAACAGCTCGATTATGCTCTCGAGCGTGGAGTGAATTTTATCGATACGGCGGAGATGTATCCGGTTCCGCCAACGGCACAAACACAAGGTAAAACCGAAGAGTTTATTGGCAATTGGCTGACTAAATCCGGTAAGCGAGAAAAAATCGTGCTCGCCACCAAAGTCGCAGGTCCACGCAATCTGCCTTACATTCGCGACAAAATGGCGCTCGATCATCGCAATATCCATCAAGCGGTCGATGATAGCCTACGTCGTCTGCAAACGGATTATATCGACCTGTATCAACTTCACTGGCCGCAGCGCCAAACCAATACTTTCGGTCAGCTCAACTACCCTTATCCAGACAAACAAGAAGAAGTAACGCTGATTGAAACACTGGAAGCGCTCAATGATTTGGTGCGCTTGGGTAAAGTGCGTTATATCGGTGTCTCCAACGAAACGCCGTGGGGAGTGATGAGCTACCTGCGTCTTGCAGAAAAACATGAACTGCCAAGAATTGTCTCGATCCAGAACCCTTATAATCTGCTCAACCGCAGTTTTGAGGTAGGACTTGCCGAAATAAGTCATCTGGAGGGCGTTAAGCTACTCGCTTACTCGCCACTCGCCTTTGGTGCTTTAAGTGGTAAATATCTCAATGGCGCTCGTCCTGCGGGTGCGCGTTGCACGCTGCATCAACGCTTCTCACGCTACTTTACAGAACAAGGCATCCTTGCAACAGAAGCTTATATCGCATTAGCCCAGCAATTTGGGCTCGATCCTGCGCAAATGGCACTGGCGTTTGTTAATCAGCGCCCATTTGTGGCCTCGAATATTATCGGAGCCACAACGATGGAGCAGTTAAAATCGAATTTGGATAGTTTGGATATTTCATTAAATGCAGAACTTCTGCAAAAAATTCAGGAGATTGGAACTACTTATTCCAATCCCTGTCCTTAG
- the mutH gene encoding DNA mismatch repair endonuclease MutH, with product MKPAPTTQQELLTRAQQIAGLSFAELADEAGMTVPPDLRKDKGWVGQLLEWHLGATAGSRPQQDFEHLGIELKSIPISYTGKPLETTFVCVAPLTGVHGLTWEQSHVRNKLSKVLWIPVQGEREIPLAERCVGSPLLWSPSPEEEAQLKADWEELMEWIVLGKVAQITAKHGEVLQLRPKAANGRALTEAYGANGRPIKTLPRGFYLRTQFTAQILQRYYA from the coding sequence ATGAAACCAGCACCGACGACTCAACAAGAATTACTCACGCGAGCCCAACAAATTGCAGGGCTGAGTTTTGCTGAACTCGCCGATGAAGCAGGCATGACCGTACCGCCAGATCTGCGTAAAGACAAAGGCTGGGTAGGCCAGTTACTGGAATGGCACTTAGGGGCGACAGCAGGCAGTCGTCCACAACAAGATTTTGAACATCTCGGGATTGAATTAAAGAGCATTCCCATCAGTTACACCGGCAAACCGTTGGAGACCACTTTCGTTTGCGTCGCCCCACTCACTGGGGTTCATGGCTTAACTTGGGAGCAAAGCCATGTGCGCAATAAGCTCTCTAAGGTGCTCTGGATCCCGGTACAAGGTGAGCGCGAGATCCCGCTCGCAGAGCGCTGTGTGGGCTCTCCTTTGCTGTGGAGCCCTTCTCCCGAAGAAGAAGCGCAGCTCAAAGCGGACTGGGAAGAGCTAATGGAATGGATTGTGCTGGGTAAGGTGGCACAAATTACTGCTAAACACGGTGAAGTGCTGCAACTGCGCCCTAAAGCCGCCAACGGTCGAGCGCTCACTGAAGCCTATGGGGCCAACGGACGCCCAATCAAAACTCTGCCACGTGGCTTTTATCTGCGTACCCAATTTACTGCGCAAATTCTGCAGCGCTATTACGCCTAG